One window from the genome of Bacillus weihaiensis encodes:
- the spoIIIAD gene encoding stage III sporulation protein AD — MEIIQIVGLGLIATFLALIIKEQKPTFAFMLVVFVGCVIFLFLVDQVYEIIRMVERIALNAHVNLIYVETILKIIGIAYIAEFGAQITKDAGQGAIASKIELGGKILILTMAIPILTVIIETVLEMIPGT; from the coding sequence ATCGAAATTATCCAAATTGTTGGCCTTGGACTAATTGCTACATTTCTTGCTCTAATAATAAAGGAACAAAAACCGACCTTTGCCTTTATGCTTGTTGTTTTTGTAGGATGTGTTATCTTTCTTTTCTTAGTTGATCAAGTATACGAAATTATAAGAATGGTAGAAAGAATTGCTCTTAATGCCCATGTGAATCTTATTTATGTAGAAACAATTTTGAAAATCATCGGGATTGCATATATAGCTGAGTTTGGAGCTCAAATAACCAAGGATGCAGGACAAGGTGCTATTGCATCAAAAATCGAGTTAGGCGGGAAAATTCTCATTCTTACGATGGCCATTCCAATCCTTACCGTTATTATTGAAACAGTTTTAGAAATGATACCAGGCACTTAA
- the spoIIIAC gene encoding stage III sporulation protein AC: MGVDINTIFQIAGIGIVVAFLHTILDQMGKKEYAQWVTLIGFIYILFMVASIVDDLFKKIKSVFLFQG, translated from the coding sequence GTGGGTGTAGATATTAACACGATTTTTCAAATTGCCGGGATAGGAATTGTCGTAGCATTCCTTCACACAATATTAGATCAAATGGGAAAAAAAGAATATGCACAATGGGTAACCTTAATAGGTTTTATCTATATCTTGTTTATGGTGGCATCAATTGTTGATGACTTGTTTAAGAAAATTAAATCTGTCTTTCTTTTCCAAGGGTAA
- a CDS encoding SpoIIIAH-like family protein — protein sequence MLKKQTVWLLTMLSLVVVLSVYYVTSPEGGTSDMAMTPESQSDEVATKQEEAEGQTEEEATEEGVEEGTTEGNEAEDGEASEQEGDVQTEVQEDGTVISSVSNDELFTALRLDLDDQRNELKEQLQAIVASNDASPTEKSDAYDEMEALNDAARKENVLETLIKSKGYEDVLVRADGNNVKITVKAKDHDKSAANNIMALVSDEMENMEDVIVTFEPAQ from the coding sequence ATGTTAAAGAAACAAACAGTATGGTTATTGACAATGTTAAGTTTAGTAGTGGTGTTATCTGTATATTATGTAACGTCACCAGAGGGTGGAACAAGTGATATGGCAATGACTCCAGAGAGCCAATCTGATGAAGTTGCTACAAAACAGGAAGAAGCAGAAGGTCAAACTGAAGAAGAAGCAACTGAAGAGGGTGTTGAAGAAGGCACTACTGAAGGAAATGAAGCTGAAGATGGAGAAGCAAGTGAGCAAGAGGGAGACGTTCAAACAGAGGTGCAAGAAGATGGTACAGTTATTTCTAGCGTATCAAACGACGAACTATTCACTGCTTTGCGTTTAGATTTAGATGATCAGAGAAATGAGCTGAAAGAACAATTACAAGCAATTGTAGCAAGTAATGATGCTTCACCAACCGAAAAAAGTGACGCATACGATGAAATGGAAGCCTTAAATGATGCAGCACGTAAAGAAAATGTGTTAGAAACACTTATTAAATCTAAAGGATATGAAGATGTATTAGTAAGAGCAGATGGAAATAACGTGAAAATTACAGTAAAAGCAAAGGATCATGATAAGTCTGCAGCGAACAATATTATGGCATTAGTAAGTGACGAAATGGAAAATATGGAAGATGTCATTGTTACTTTTGAGCCTGCTCAATAA
- the aroQ gene encoding type II 3-dehydroquinate dehydratase produces MRILVLNGPNLNRLGVREPGVYGSETLVDLETRLLTRGEHEGIEVTCFQSNHEGDLIDAIHEADGQYNGIIINPGAFTHYSYAIRDAIASVSIPTIEVHISNVHAREDFRHTSVTAGVTAGQIVGLGIQGYELAMLALKNLKRGK; encoded by the coding sequence GTGAGGATTTTAGTGTTGAATGGCCCAAACTTAAATCGACTTGGTGTACGTGAACCAGGTGTTTATGGTTCTGAGACCCTAGTAGATTTAGAAACGAGACTTTTAACTCGTGGAGAACATGAAGGCATAGAAGTTACTTGCTTTCAATCAAATCATGAAGGAGATCTTATTGATGCCATTCATGAAGCAGATGGACAATATAATGGGATTATTATTAATCCTGGCGCTTTTACTCATTATAGCTATGCCATTCGTGATGCAATCGCAAGTGTGTCTATCCCTACGATTGAAGTACATATTTCAAATGTTCATGCAAGAGAAGATTTCCGTCATACTTCGGTTACAGCTGGAGTTACAGCAGGGCAAATTGTCGGTTTAGGCATTCAAGGGTATGAACTAGCAATGCTTGCCTTAAAGAATTTAAAAAGGGGGAAATAA
- the efp gene encoding elongation factor P encodes MISVNDFRTGLTIEVDNGIWRVMDFQHVKPGKGAAFVRSKLRNLRTGAVQEKTFRAGEKVAKAQIETRRMQYLYANGDQHAFMDTETYDQIELNSTQIEYELKFLRENMEVQIMMFGTETLGVELPNTVELEVTETEPGIKGDTASGGSKPATLETGLTVQVPFFINQGDRLIINTTEASYVSRA; translated from the coding sequence ATGATTTCAGTAAATGATTTTCGTACAGGTTTAACAATTGAAGTAGATAATGGGATTTGGCGTGTAATGGACTTCCAACATGTCAAGCCAGGTAAAGGAGCAGCTTTTGTACGTTCGAAACTTCGTAATTTACGTACAGGTGCAGTTCAAGAGAAAACGTTCCGTGCTGGTGAAAAAGTAGCTAAGGCTCAAATCGAGACACGTAGAATGCAATATCTATATGCAAATGGAGATCAGCATGCATTTATGGATACGGAAACGTACGATCAAATTGAATTAAATTCAACTCAGATTGAATATGAATTAAAGTTTTTAAGAGAGAACATGGAAGTTCAAATCATGATGTTTGGTACCGAAACACTAGGGGTTGAATTACCAAATACAGTTGAACTAGAAGTAACTGAAACAGAACCAGGAATTAAAGGTGACACAGCTTCAGGTGGTTCTAAACCAGCTACACTGGAAACTGGCCTAACAGTTCAAGTTCCTTTCTTCATTAACCAAGGAGATCGCCTAATCATTAACACAACTGAAGCTAGTTATGTTTCACGTGCGTAA
- the spoIIIAE gene encoding stage III sporulation protein AE produces the protein MPKIITLFFFLLFFFMIPIDVQASMTPQQTEQPNTDEMKMDPNLFVEEQVEKLDVTEIKAYWDQVMTEYGGFLPESQKGSLLQFLSGEKELSFQEWMKALLKILFHELIANGKLLGTLILLTIFSMLLQLLQNAFNQSTVSKVAYALVYMVLIIIALNSFHVAIEYTNNAIQSMTNFILALIPLLLALMASSGGLASAAFFHPVIIFLMNTSGLLIQNIVLPLLFLSALLYIVSTLTEQYKVTQLAGLLRNISIGLLASFLTIFLGVISVQGASAAITDGITIRTAKFITGNFIPVLGRMFTDATDTVISASILLKNTVGVIGVAVLLFIVAFPAIKVLSLAFIYKFAASILQPLGGGPVIACLDIISKSVIYIFAALAIVSLMFFLSLTVIIAAGNLTIMMR, from the coding sequence ATGCCAAAAATAATCACTCTGTTTTTCTTTCTATTATTCTTTTTTATGATTCCAATAGATGTACAAGCCTCTATGACACCTCAACAAACGGAACAACCTAACACAGATGAAATGAAAATGGATCCTAACCTGTTTGTAGAAGAACAGGTAGAGAAATTAGATGTAACGGAAATTAAAGCGTATTGGGATCAGGTCATGACTGAGTATGGTGGGTTTTTACCTGAGAGTCAAAAGGGGAGCCTTCTTCAATTTCTGAGTGGAGAAAAAGAACTTTCTTTTCAAGAATGGATGAAGGCATTATTGAAAATTTTGTTTCATGAGCTTATTGCAAATGGAAAGTTACTAGGTACATTAATTCTTTTAACCATCTTTAGCATGCTTTTACAACTGTTACAGAATGCTTTTAATCAAAGTACAGTTAGTAAAGTAGCGTATGCACTTGTCTATATGGTGCTCATCATCATTGCGTTAAATAGCTTTCATGTTGCGATCGAATATACAAATAATGCTATACAATCCATGACAAATTTTATTTTGGCATTAATTCCTCTTTTACTAGCTTTAATGGCTTCATCAGGTGGACTAGCCTCAGCAGCGTTTTTTCATCCAGTGATTATCTTCTTAATGAATACTAGCGGGCTTCTCATTCAAAACATTGTGTTGCCACTCTTATTCTTGTCAGCATTGTTATATATTGTAAGCACCCTGACAGAGCAATACAAAGTAACACAGTTAGCTGGATTGCTAAGAAATATTAGTATAGGATTACTCGCTTCTTTTTTAACTATTTTTTTAGGAGTTATATCCGTACAAGGTGCTTCAGCCGCGATTACAGATGGAATTACAATTCGTACAGCAAAATTTATCACCGGTAATTTTATTCCGGTATTAGGACGTATGTTTACTGATGCCACAGATACAGTAATCAGTGCCTCCATCTTATTAAAAAATACTGTTGGGGTTATAGGAGTTGCCGTATTGCTCTTTATTGTAGCATTTCCAGCTATAAAGGTATTATCACTAGCATTTATCTATAAGTTTGCAGCATCAATTCTACAACCATTAGGTGGTGGACCTGTTATTGCATGCTTAGACATAATTAGTAAAAGTGTAATCTATATCTTTGCCGCTTTAGCGATTGTTTCTTTGATGTTTTTCTTAAGTCTTACAGTCATAATTGCTGCTGGTAATTTAACAATTATGATGCGGTAA
- a CDS encoding M24 family metallopeptidase → MKLDKMRERFKELSIDGMLITSNYNRRYLTGFSGTSGVAVISEDQAVFITDFRYTEQAAKEVDGFEIVQHTGSIVDEVVKATEKMGIRKLGFEQDQITYQSYSTYNQNLGHLEFVPVSGAVEKLRLIKSSAEIKILKEATEIADAAFKHILTYIKPGIKEIDVSNELEFFMRKNGAVSSSFDIIVASGYRSALPHGVASEKEIEKGDFVTLDFGAYYKGYCSDITRTIAVGEPSDELKKIYSTVLEAQLRGMNGIKPGMTGKEADALTRDYITEQGYGEYFGHSTGHGLGMEVHEGPALSLKSDTILQPGMVVTVEPGVYVAGLGGVRIEDDTVITETGNESLSHSPKDLIIL, encoded by the coding sequence ATGAAATTAGATAAAATGAGAGAACGATTTAAAGAGCTTTCAATCGATGGAATGTTGATTACGAGTAACTATAACAGACGTTATTTGACAGGATTTTCAGGTACGTCTGGGGTTGCTGTCATATCGGAAGATCAAGCTGTTTTTATTACTGACTTTAGGTATACAGAACAGGCTGCAAAAGAAGTGGATGGATTTGAGATTGTTCAACATACAGGCTCAATTGTAGATGAAGTAGTGAAAGCTACAGAAAAAATGGGAATTAGAAAGTTAGGATTTGAACAAGACCAAATAACTTACCAATCTTATTCTACTTACAATCAAAACCTAGGACATCTAGAATTTGTTCCAGTATCTGGTGCAGTAGAAAAGTTACGCTTGATTAAGTCATCGGCAGAGATTAAGATATTAAAGGAAGCTACAGAAATAGCAGATGCAGCATTTAAACACATTCTTACATATATTAAGCCAGGAATAAAAGAAATCGACGTTTCAAATGAGTTAGAATTTTTCATGAGAAAAAACGGTGCCGTTTCATCTTCTTTTGATATTATTGTCGCTTCGGGCTACCGCTCAGCTCTGCCTCACGGGGTAGCAAGTGAAAAAGAAATTGAAAAAGGCGATTTTGTAACATTAGATTTTGGTGCATACTATAAAGGCTATTGTTCAGATATTACAAGAACGATTGCTGTGGGTGAACCTAGTGATGAATTAAAGAAAATTTATTCTACTGTGTTAGAAGCACAGCTTCGTGGTATGAATGGTATTAAACCTGGAATGACTGGAAAAGAAGCAGATGCCCTTACACGTGATTATATAACAGAACAAGGGTATGGAGAATATTTTGGACATTCTACTGGGCATGGACTTGGAATGGAAGTACATGAAGGACCAGCACTTTCGTTAAAATCTGATACCATTTTACAGCCAGGAATGGTTGTAACAGTAGAGCCAGGTGTTTATGTTGCAGGCTTAGGTGGAGTAAGAATTGAAGATGATACTGTTATTACTGAAACAGGGAATGAATCATTATCACATTCACCTAAAGACTTAATAATTTTATAA
- the spoIIIAG gene encoding stage III sporulation protein AG, whose amino-acid sequence MNNKENLVEKLRALFGKSESKKPSKYHYFLLVFILGIAFMLVSNLFSTQGEQVQGVLPASTAAEESESTEVFKPNNQENKGSISDYEAEYENQLKEVLETISGVGDVSVVVNVDSTAEKVIEKNTVTQSQTTKETDREGGTRVVEDQSTDEQVVIIQDGEKQTPIIIQTKKPEIRGVLVVAGGADNIHIKKTIIDSVTRVLGVPSHRVMVASKKLKEDE is encoded by the coding sequence ATGAATAATAAAGAAAACCTAGTAGAAAAACTGAGAGCTTTATTCGGAAAATCTGAATCTAAAAAACCGTCAAAATATCATTACTTTCTCCTCGTATTCATCTTAGGGATTGCCTTCATGCTTGTTAGTAATCTTTTTTCAACACAGGGTGAGCAAGTTCAAGGTGTGTTACCAGCATCAACTGCAGCAGAGGAATCAGAAAGTACTGAGGTTTTTAAGCCGAATAATCAAGAAAATAAAGGCTCCATCTCTGACTACGAGGCTGAATATGAAAATCAGTTGAAAGAAGTGCTTGAAACCATTTCAGGCGTAGGAGATGTATCAGTTGTTGTGAACGTGGATTCCACAGCGGAGAAAGTGATTGAGAAAAACACAGTCACTCAAAGTCAAACAACTAAAGAAACTGATCGTGAAGGTGGTACTAGAGTAGTTGAAGACCAATCTACTGATGAACAAGTTGTCATTATTCAAGACGGCGAAAAGCAGACTCCAATCATTATTCAAACAAAAAAGCCTGAAATAAGAGGAGTCTTAGTCGTAGCCGGTGGAGCTGACAACATTCATATAAAAAAGACAATTATTGACTCCGTTACAAGAGTATTAGGAGTTCCTAGTCATCGAGTAATGGTAGCATCAAAAAAACTAAAGGAGGATGAATAG
- the spoIIIAB gene encoding stage III sporulation protein SpoIIIAB → MVKWVGAFLIIIATSWAGFEAAKLLSLRTRQLRQLKVALQSLEAEIMYGHTSLIVASQNISKQLSKPLSWFFELFAKKLGKGHTSVKDAWEESLKEIWRFTAFKQGEYEVLKQFGETLGQHDRLSQQKHIKLTLTHLEREEAEAVDRQRRYESMVKSLGVLLGLLLVILLM, encoded by the coding sequence ATGGTGAAGTGGGTAGGTGCCTTTCTTATTATCATTGCAACTTCCTGGGCAGGCTTCGAAGCAGCAAAGCTTTTAAGTCTTCGAACACGACAACTTCGTCAACTAAAAGTGGCTCTTCAATCATTAGAAGCGGAAATCATGTATGGACATACCTCACTAATAGTAGCTTCACAAAATATTTCTAAGCAACTTTCGAAGCCTTTATCCTGGTTTTTTGAATTATTCGCAAAGAAATTAGGTAAAGGGCATACAAGTGTTAAGGACGCTTGGGAAGAAAGTCTTAAAGAAATATGGAGATTTACCGCGTTTAAGCAAGGAGAGTATGAAGTATTAAAGCAGTTCGGAGAAACGTTAGGACAACATGATCGATTGTCACAGCAGAAGCATATTAAATTAACACTAACTCATCTAGAGAGAGAAGAAGCAGAAGCTGTAGATCGTCAAAGGCGGTATGAAAGTATGGTGAAAAGCCTTGGGGTTTTGCTAGGTTTGTTATTAGTGATTTTATTGATGTAG
- a CDS encoding YqhV family protein produces MKRFFSHIDSTVLTMAGLRILSASIELTAAILMLVLNDVKKAVTINSLLAIVGPVIFIITMTIGIFHIADQLSYAKLLFIGLGVFFILFGIYK; encoded by the coding sequence ATGAAACGATTCTTTTCACATATCGATTCTACTGTATTAACAATGGCAGGTTTAAGAATTTTATCTGCTTCTATTGAACTGACGGCAGCCATTCTCATGTTAGTGTTAAATGATGTGAAAAAGGCGGTCACAATTAATTCTCTTTTAGCCATTGTCGGTCCGGTCATTTTTATTATTACGATGACAATAGGTATCTTTCACATAGCCGATCAACTTTCCTACGCAAAGTTACTTTTTATAGGACTTGGAGTGTTTTTTATTTTATTTGGTATTTACAAGTAA
- a CDS encoding YqhR family membrane protein: MSDKEKQNHEGKSEDSPRLEQNKKEEPVSAMGKAISIGFIGGLFWSSLAYLAYILNFTEVGPNLILQPFALGDWKEGVLGQVISIVLIGIVSIGVALTYYAILKKFNSMLIGIGFGIALWSLVFLLLQPIFPTLSTVYELSRGTIVTTICFYILYGVFVGYSISFDYNEFQTSPKS; encoded by the coding sequence ATGTCGGATAAAGAAAAACAAAATCACGAAGGTAAATCGGAAGACTCACCAAGACTGGAACAAAATAAAAAAGAAGAACCTGTTTCTGCGATGGGGAAGGCGATTTCTATAGGGTTTATAGGAGGCTTATTTTGGAGCTCATTAGCCTATTTGGCGTATATCTTAAATTTCACTGAAGTCGGTCCAAATCTCATTCTTCAACCATTTGCTTTAGGTGACTGGAAAGAAGGTGTGTTAGGTCAAGTAATAAGTATAGTCTTAATTGGAATTGTTTCGATTGGGGTTGCCCTAACGTATTATGCAATCTTAAAAAAATTTAACTCCATGTTGATTGGGATCGGATTCGGTATTGCTCTTTGGTCACTTGTCTTCTTGTTGCTACAACCTATATTTCCGACTTTAAGTACAGTGTATGAACTATCAAGAGGCACAATAGTTACAACGATTTGTTTCTATATTTTATATGGAGTGTTTGTTGGATATTCCATTTCTTTCGATTATAACGAATTTCAAACAAGTCCTAAATCGTAA
- a CDS encoding patatin-like phospholipase family protein, translating into MKIDGVFSGGGIKGFALIGAYKAVEERGFVYNRLAGTSAGSIIATFILAGYKSEEILKMMEEVDLKMFLDERRALLSLPFTKWISLYWNLGLYRGVKLEEWLLEKLKAKGISTFGDIPPQSLRIVASDLTNGQLIVLPDDLPKYGINPSSFSVARAVRMSCSLPYFFEPVKLASSTGINVVVDGGVLSNFPIWLFYQNKKKKVTRPVLGIKLSSSERERPKKKINNAIEMFSALFETMKDAHDGRHIASRHEKDIVFIPVEDIITTEFELTEQKKLALIELGWSKTNEFLKTWTY; encoded by the coding sequence ATGAAAATAGATGGAGTTTTTTCTGGTGGTGGGATTAAAGGGTTTGCGTTAATTGGTGCATATAAAGCAGTTGAAGAACGAGGATTTGTATACAATCGATTGGCGGGAACTAGTGCAGGTTCCATTATTGCTACTTTTATTCTAGCCGGTTATAAGAGTGAAGAAATTTTGAAGATGATGGAAGAAGTAGATTTAAAGATGTTTCTAGATGAAAGAAGAGCTCTTCTATCCTTACCATTCACAAAATGGATATCTTTGTATTGGAATCTAGGCTTGTATAGAGGTGTGAAACTAGAAGAATGGTTACTTGAAAAATTGAAGGCAAAAGGAATTTCTACATTTGGAGATATACCACCACAAAGCCTACGTATTGTTGCTTCTGACTTAACGAATGGACAATTAATTGTATTACCTGATGATCTGCCTAAGTATGGAATTAATCCCTCATCGTTTTCTGTAGCGCGTGCGGTTCGGATGAGTTGCAGCCTACCATATTTCTTTGAACCGGTAAAGCTTGCATCGTCTACAGGTATTAATGTTGTAGTAGATGGTGGCGTTCTTAGTAATTTTCCGATCTGGCTATTTTATCAGAATAAAAAAAAGAAGGTAACTAGACCAGTTTTAGGAATTAAGCTTAGTTCAAGTGAAAGGGAGCGTCCTAAAAAGAAAATTAATAATGCAATAGAGATGTTTAGTGCGCTTTTTGAAACGATGAAAGATGCACATGATGGCCGTCATATTGCAAGTCGACATGAAAAGGATATAGTGTTTATACCTGTTGAAGATATTATAACGACAGAGTTTGAACTTACAGAACAAAAAAAACTAGCTCTAATTGAGCTAGGTTGGAGTAAAACGAATGAATTTTTGAAAACATGGACGTATTAG
- a CDS encoding DUF1385 domain-containing protein encodes MSNPNKPAYGGQAVIEGVMFSGKHHYVTAIRRNDQSIDYFHVPRKQQNVLSKLKKIPFLRGIVAILEASANGSKHLNFATERYEVDPEDDMKMIEEKQKKDSKLTMWLGIAAVGIISFFFGKVIFTLVPVFLAQFLRPIVPSEFGQILLEGVFKLLFLLIYIYAISFTPLIKRVFQYHGAEHKVINAYESNLPLTVENVQRSSRLHYRCGSSFILFTVFVGVFVYTLVPLDPLWVRIVNRLALIPVVLGISFEVLQLTNKVREIPVLKFLGYPGLWLQLLTTKEPANDQVEVAIASFNELLRMEKETERAS; translated from the coding sequence ATGTCAAACCCAAACAAGCCTGCATATGGTGGGCAAGCTGTTATTGAAGGTGTCATGTTTAGTGGTAAACATCACTATGTAACAGCGATTAGAAGAAATGATCAATCAATTGATTATTTTCACGTACCAAGAAAACAGCAAAATGTTTTATCAAAGCTAAAAAAAATTCCATTCTTAAGAGGAATTGTTGCCATTTTAGAAGCAAGCGCCAATGGGTCAAAACATCTTAATTTTGCTACCGAGCGCTATGAAGTCGATCCCGAAGATGACATGAAAATGATAGAAGAAAAACAAAAAAAGGATTCAAAACTGACAATGTGGCTCGGTATTGCAGCAGTGGGAATCATTTCATTTTTCTTTGGAAAGGTTATTTTCACACTCGTCCCAGTCTTCTTAGCACAATTTTTGCGACCTATTGTACCATCTGAGTTTGGGCAAATCCTGTTAGAAGGTGTTTTCAAATTACTGTTCCTACTAATTTATATTTATGCCATATCATTTACACCATTAATTAAACGTGTATTTCAATATCACGGTGCTGAACATAAGGTAATAAATGCATATGAGAGTAATTTGCCCCTTACAGTAGAAAATGTCCAGCGTAGCTCTCGTCTTCATTACAGATGTGGTAGCAGCTTCATCCTATTTACAGTCTTTGTTGGAGTGTTTGTGTACACCCTTGTTCCTTTGGATCCATTGTGGGTTAGAATTGTGAATCGACTTGCATTAATACCTGTCGTTTTAGGTATTTCATTTGAAGTCCTTCAACTCACAAATAAAGTGAGGGAAATACCAGTTCTAAAGTTTTTAGGTTATCCTGGCTTATGGCTTCAGTTACTGACAACAAAAGAACCTGCAAATGATCAGGTTGAAGTGGCAATTGCTAGCTTTAATGAACTGTTGAGAATGGAAAAAGAAACAGAAAGAGCATCTTAA
- the spoIIIAF gene encoding stage III sporulation protein AF has translation MSFLTEWITNIIVFILLAVIIDLLLPNSSMQKYAKMVISLLLIVVIINPIFKIFSKDMNEVLREFSLESSSNDDRVKNLIEFQKKEIQASQRAYILEQMAVQMKTMADEELVEKYDVGIERILLSDSNDLESIESYKDLQHIQVMIAQRQLVQSDQNPSVEVIQPVSIDTSESLPVNEAKEQVNEVEVIADLAEIWGVGEEVITLQVERGEESLDE, from the coding sequence ATGTCATTTCTAACAGAATGGATTACTAATATTATCGTCTTTATTCTATTAGCAGTTATTATAGATCTCTTGTTACCGAATTCTTCTATGCAGAAATATGCAAAGATGGTTATTAGCCTACTTCTAATAGTAGTGATAATTAATCCTATATTTAAAATTTTCTCTAAAGATATGAATGAAGTTCTTAGAGAATTCTCTCTTGAATCGTCATCAAATGATGATCGAGTAAAAAATTTAATAGAATTTCAGAAAAAAGAAATACAAGCCTCACAACGTGCATATATTTTAGAACAGATGGCTGTCCAAATGAAGACAATGGCTGATGAGGAGCTGGTGGAGAAATATGATGTAGGAATTGAAAGGATCCTTCTTTCTGATTCAAATGATCTAGAAAGCATTGAGTCATATAAAGACTTGCAACATATTCAAGTCATGATTGCTCAACGACAACTAGTTCAATCAGATCAAAACCCTTCGGTGGAAGTAATACAGCCAGTCTCTATTGATACTTCAGAATCATTACCAGTGAATGAAGCTAAGGAGCAGGTTAATGAAGTAGAGGTTATAGCCGATTTAGCAGAAATTTGGGGAGTAGGAGAAGAAGTCATCACACTACAAGTGGAAAGGGGGGAGGAGTCATTAGATGAATAA
- a CDS encoding transposase → MEKSDRKIRKKIRERLHSEEGRKLYSQRTCDVESVFGQIKHNQQFRRFSMRGLQKNTIEWGLLCVTHNCKKMQKTIRGKNPSFFIKKA, encoded by the coding sequence TTGGAGAAAAGCGACAGAAAAATACGAAAAAAGATTCGTGAACGTCTTCACAGTGAAGAAGGACGAAAATTATATAGCCAACGAACATGTGATGTAGAAAGTGTATTTGGACAAATAAAACATAATCAGCAGTTCAGACGCTTTTCAATGCGTGGCCTCCAAAAAAATACGATTGAATGGGGGCTTCTTTGCGTTACACATAACTGTAAAAAAATGCAGAAAACAATAAGGGGAAAGAATCCCTCTTTTTTCATTAAAAAAGCCTAA
- the spoIIIAA gene encoding stage III sporulation protein AA, whose translation MRELVAMLPDAIGKEVMNMHPTSLARVEEIRIRVMKRVEVLVGGTPVFLPYYTTLEDSINLLNELSHYSIYAIEDELKKGYITVQGGHRVGLSGRVITENGRVKAIRDVTSFNIRIAKEKVGIAEKYVSFVHDRKWLNTLIIGPPQTGKTTLLRDFARIISTGSSEIKSNKVGIVDERSEIAGSVKGVPQHELGDRVDVLDSCPKAEGMMMMIRSMSPDVLIVDEIGTQEDAEAVLEALHAGVQLFVTVHGYQLGDLLNRPSLKELIESNVFDRYIVLSRKDGPGTIQQIQNQRGEHLLNKGSVLKW comes from the coding sequence ATGAGAGAATTGGTAGCAATGCTTCCGGACGCTATAGGTAAAGAAGTCATGAACATGCATCCGACTAGTTTAGCTAGAGTCGAAGAAATAAGAATTAGAGTGATGAAAAGAGTGGAAGTTCTTGTTGGAGGGACGCCTGTTTTCCTTCCATATTACACCACTTTAGAAGATTCAATTAATCTTTTGAATGAACTTAGTCATTACTCAATTTACGCTATTGAAGATGAATTGAAAAAGGGTTATATCACGGTCCAAGGAGGTCATCGTGTAGGGCTTTCAGGAAGAGTGATAACAGAAAATGGACGAGTTAAAGCAATTCGTGATGTTACATCCTTTAATATACGGATTGCTAAAGAAAAAGTGGGAATAGCCGAAAAGTATGTCTCATTTGTACATGACAGAAAATGGTTGAATACACTCATAATAGGCCCACCTCAAACGGGTAAAACAACATTACTCAGAGATTTCGCAAGGATCATTAGCACTGGAAGCTCTGAGATTAAGTCTAATAAGGTTGGTATTGTAGATGAACGCTCCGAAATAGCTGGTTCTGTAAAAGGTGTGCCACAGCATGAGCTTGGAGACAGGGTAGACGTGTTGGATTCTTGTCCAAAAGCAGAAGGTATGATGATGATGATCCGTTCAATGAGTCCAGATGTATTAATCGTGGATGAGATTGGAACACAAGAGGATGCAGAGGCTGTATTAGAAGCATTACATGCAGGAGTTCAGTTATTTGTGACAGTACACGGATACCAACTCGGTGACCTTTTAAATCGTCCAAGTCTCAAAGAACTTATAGAATCCAATGTATTTGACAGGTATATTGTTTTATCTAGGAAAGATGGTCCAGGTACTATTCAACAAATTCAAAATCAAAGAGGAGAACACTTATTGAATAAAGGAAGTGTTCTAAAATGGTGA